One window of the Salminus brasiliensis chromosome 1, fSalBra1.hap2, whole genome shotgun sequence genome contains the following:
- the rnf128a gene encoding E3 ubiquitin-protein ligase RNF128a isoform X1, whose product MSALRWLAFACLAQVWCCARASTFCSAYLSVQVNLSSGALPGNLSVWRREAALFGRESPHRSLLARVLLAEPVHACDPGTRFRGAHAGPGWIALIRRGNGCTFTEKINRAALKGAAAAVIYNEDGTENTVIQMAHPGTSIIAVMMGNVGGTVLAQLLREGVPVTMAIEVGRVYEPMMSHYSIFLISVSFIVITTATVAYFIYYTARRLYRTRMQNRKQKQLKAKAKKAIGHLQLRTLKHGDKETGPDADSCAVCIEAYKPGDVLSVLTCSHFFHKVCVEPWLLEHRTCPMCKCDVLKALGVELEEEESPPDFLSHSTEDSHTHTHTHGDGVAHTHVDSVSYTLTDDVSNTQSDAASSGYESINSAGEAHSGLEVVCVETQPHYDNPAFERDARS is encoded by the exons ATGTCCGCTCTGCGGTGGCTCGCTTTCGCGTGCCTGGCGCAGGTGTGGTGCTGCGCGCGCGCTTCGACCTTCTGTTCGGCCTACCTGAGCGTGCAGGTGAACCTGAGCTCGGGCGCGCTTCCCGGGAACCTCTCCGTGTGGCGGCGCGAGGCGGCGCTGTTCGGGCGCGAGTCCCCGCACCGCTCGCTGCTGGCCCGCGTACTTCTGGCCGAACCTGTGCACGCCTGCGACCCCGGCACGCGCTTCCGTGGCGCGCACGCGGGCCCCGGCTGGATCGCGCTCATACGGCGGGGGAACGGGTGCacgttcacagagaagatcaacCGCGCGGCGCTGAAGGGGGCAGCCGCGGCGGTGATCTACAATGAGGACGGAACCGAGAACACCGTCATACAGATGGCACATCCGG gcactAGCATCATAGCAGTGATGATGGGTAATGTGGGCGGCACTGTGCTGGCCCAGCTGCTGCGAGAAGGTGTGCCCGTTACCATGGCAATAGAGGTGGGGCGGGTTTACGAGCCGATGATGAGTCATTACTCCATCTTCCTCATCTCTGTGTCCTTCATCGTCATCACCACTGCAACCGTCGCATACTTTATCTACTACACCGCTCGAAGACTGTACAGAACCAGAATGCAGAACCGCAAACAG AAACAGCTGAAAGCAAAGGCTAAGAAGGCGATTGGTCATCTCCAGCTCCGCACACTCAAACACGGAGACAAG gagactGGGCCTGATGCTGATTCCTGTGCAGTGTGTATTGAAGCATATAAACCTGGAGATGTTCTCTCAGTCCTCACCTGCAG tcATTTCTTCCATAAGGTATGTGTTGAGCCATGGCTGTTGGAACACAGGACCTGTCCAATGTGCAAGTGTGATGTCCTTAAAGCCCTGGGGGTGGAG ttGGAGGAGGAAGAGTCTCCACCTGATTTTCTTTCTCACAGCACTGAggactctcatacacacactcacacacatggcGACGGTGTGGCTCACACACATGTTGACAGTGTGTCTTATACACTCACTGACGATGTGTCGAACACACAGAGCGATGCCGCATCTTCAGGATATGAATCCATAAACTCAGCGGGTGAAGCACACAGtg
- the rnf128a gene encoding E3 ubiquitin-protein ligase RNF128a isoform X2 encodes MSALRWLAFACLAQVWCCARASTFCSAYLSVQVNLSSGALPGNLSVWRREAALFGRESPHRSLLARVLLAEPVHACDPGTRFRGAHAGPGWIALIRRGNGCTFTEKINRAALKGAAAAVIYNEDGTENTVIQMAHPGTSIIAVMMGNVGGTVLAQLLREGVPVTMAIEVGRVYEPMMSHYSIFLISVSFIVITTATVAYFIYYTARRLYRTRMQNRKQLKAKAKKAIGHLQLRTLKHGDKETGPDADSCAVCIEAYKPGDVLSVLTCSHFFHKVCVEPWLLEHRTCPMCKCDVLKALGVELEEEESPPDFLSHSTEDSHTHTHTHGDGVAHTHVDSVSYTLTDDVSNTQSDAASSGYESINSAGEAHSGLEVVCVETQPHYDNPAFERDARS; translated from the exons ATGTCCGCTCTGCGGTGGCTCGCTTTCGCGTGCCTGGCGCAGGTGTGGTGCTGCGCGCGCGCTTCGACCTTCTGTTCGGCCTACCTGAGCGTGCAGGTGAACCTGAGCTCGGGCGCGCTTCCCGGGAACCTCTCCGTGTGGCGGCGCGAGGCGGCGCTGTTCGGGCGCGAGTCCCCGCACCGCTCGCTGCTGGCCCGCGTACTTCTGGCCGAACCTGTGCACGCCTGCGACCCCGGCACGCGCTTCCGTGGCGCGCACGCGGGCCCCGGCTGGATCGCGCTCATACGGCGGGGGAACGGGTGCacgttcacagagaagatcaacCGCGCGGCGCTGAAGGGGGCAGCCGCGGCGGTGATCTACAATGAGGACGGAACCGAGAACACCGTCATACAGATGGCACATCCGG gcactAGCATCATAGCAGTGATGATGGGTAATGTGGGCGGCACTGTGCTGGCCCAGCTGCTGCGAGAAGGTGTGCCCGTTACCATGGCAATAGAGGTGGGGCGGGTTTACGAGCCGATGATGAGTCATTACTCCATCTTCCTCATCTCTGTGTCCTTCATCGTCATCACCACTGCAACCGTCGCATACTTTATCTACTACACCGCTCGAAGACTGTACAGAACCAGAATGCAGAACCGCAAACAG CTGAAAGCAAAGGCTAAGAAGGCGATTGGTCATCTCCAGCTCCGCACACTCAAACACGGAGACAAG gagactGGGCCTGATGCTGATTCCTGTGCAGTGTGTATTGAAGCATATAAACCTGGAGATGTTCTCTCAGTCCTCACCTGCAG tcATTTCTTCCATAAGGTATGTGTTGAGCCATGGCTGTTGGAACACAGGACCTGTCCAATGTGCAAGTGTGATGTCCTTAAAGCCCTGGGGGTGGAG ttGGAGGAGGAAGAGTCTCCACCTGATTTTCTTTCTCACAGCACTGAggactctcatacacacactcacacacatggcGACGGTGTGGCTCACACACATGTTGACAGTGTGTCTTATACACTCACTGACGATGTGTCGAACACACAGAGCGATGCCGCATCTTCAGGATATGAATCCATAAACTCAGCGGGTGAAGCACACAGtg